From Paenibacillus sp. PK3_47, the proteins below share one genomic window:
- a CDS encoding AraC family transcriptional regulator has protein sequence MTYPKELKEYPQLEEKTYPFRIFFNECRDARPEQNILFLHWHEHFEIIVMKKGRAIFHVDSMPYEAGPGDVILVPSGGLHVGYSMQRGDVSFASIVFHASLFKERTEDLQHEQFVAPYLDNRYQFPVKPSDHESSCSAYYTLLDSAISEVLQKGPAFQLVVKNQLHLFFTLLARSFPPQLSTGRVQNQRHSVNRERFKPLLEHLEHHFDEKITIESAARFVNLNPYHFCKMFKKLTGRTFIDYVNLYRMNEAERLLLETDYTVTEIAGKVGCDNPNYFTKLYKQYKGRTPSGARK, from the coding sequence GTGACCTATCCGAAAGAGCTGAAAGAATATCCGCAGCTTGAAGAGAAAACCTATCCCTTCCGTATCTTTTTTAATGAGTGCAGGGATGCCAGGCCTGAGCAGAATATACTGTTCCTGCACTGGCATGAACATTTTGAGATTATTGTGATGAAAAAAGGACGGGCAATCTTCCATGTGGACAGCATGCCTTATGAAGCAGGCCCGGGAGATGTAATCCTTGTGCCTTCAGGAGGCCTGCATGTCGGATACAGCATGCAAAGAGGCGATGTTTCGTTCGCATCTATCGTTTTTCATGCTTCCCTGTTCAAGGAACGCACCGAGGATTTGCAGCATGAGCAATTCGTTGCGCCCTATCTGGACAACCGCTACCAGTTCCCGGTGAAGCCGTCAGATCATGAAAGCTCGTGCAGCGCCTATTATACCTTGCTGGATTCTGCTATTTCCGAGGTCCTTCAAAAAGGGCCTGCTTTCCAGCTGGTGGTCAAAAATCAGCTGCATCTGTTTTTCACTCTGCTGGCACGTTCCTTTCCGCCGCAGCTGTCAACGGGCAGGGTGCAGAACCAGCGTCATTCCGTCAACCGGGAGCGGTTCAAACCGCTGCTGGAGCATCTGGAACACCATTTTGATGAAAAGATCACAATTGAAAGCGCTGCCCGGTTCGTGAATCTGAACCCCTACCATTTCTGCAAAATGTTCAAAAAGCTGACCGGGCGCACTTTTATTGACTATGTGAACCTGTACCGGATGAATGAAGCTGAACGGCTGCTGCTGGAAACCGATTACACAGTGACAGAGATCGCCGGCAAAGTCGGCTGTGACAATCCGAATTATTTTACCAAGCTGTATAAGCAGTACAAAGGGCGGACACCTTCCGGGGCGCGGAAGTAG
- a CDS encoding aldo/keto reductase codes for MEYVKLGSTGLDVSRICLGCMSYGEPERGGHSWTLNEQESRPFIQKALELGINFFDTANVYSDGSSEEIVGRALKDYASRDEVVIATKVHGRMRPGPNGGGLSRKAIMSEIDHSLKRLGTDYVDLYQIHRWDNTTPVEETMEALHDVVKAGKARYIGASSMYAWQFLKAQHTAERHGWTRFVSMQNYVNLLYREEEREMLPLCEAEGIGVIPWSPLARGRLTRDWESTSTRSENDEFGKRLYARTEEADRLVALRVKEIAEERGIPRAQVALAWVLQKKPVTAPIVGATKMSHLEDAAAAVSVALSPEEIGRLEEPYIPHPVMGH; via the coding sequence ATGGAATATGTGAAACTGGGATCAACAGGACTCGATGTATCCAGAATATGTCTTGGATGCATGAGTTACGGGGAGCCGGAACGCGGCGGCCACTCCTGGACACTGAATGAGCAGGAGAGCCGTCCGTTCATTCAAAAGGCGCTTGAGCTGGGGATCAACTTTTTTGATACGGCCAACGTCTACTCCGATGGAAGCAGCGAGGAGATCGTCGGACGGGCGCTGAAGGATTATGCTTCACGTGATGAAGTCGTCATTGCCACCAAAGTGCATGGCCGGATGCGTCCGGGACCGAACGGGGGAGGGTTATCACGCAAAGCCATTATGAGTGAAATTGACCACAGCCTGAAACGTCTGGGAACAGACTATGTTGATTTATATCAGATTCACCGCTGGGATAATACGACTCCGGTCGAGGAGACCATGGAGGCGCTGCATGATGTTGTCAAGGCCGGAAAAGCCCGCTATATTGGTGCTTCATCCATGTATGCCTGGCAGTTTTTGAAGGCGCAGCATACCGCAGAGCGCCATGGCTGGACCCGTTTTGTCTCCATGCAGAACTATGTCAACCTGCTGTACCGTGAAGAGGAGCGGGAGATGCTGCCGCTGTGTGAAGCAGAGGGGATTGGCGTCATTCCCTGGAGCCCGCTGGCCCGCGGCCGCTTGACCAGAGACTGGGAGAGCACCAGTACACGTTCAGAAAACGATGAATTCGGCAAACGTCTATATGCCCGTACAGAAGAGGCAGACCGGCTGGTTGCGCTGCGTGTAAAAGAAATTGCGGAAGAGCGGGGAATTCCGCGTGCGCAGGTCGCCTTGGCCTGGGTACTGCAGAAAAAGCCTGTAACTGCACCGATTGTCGGAGCAACAAAGATGAGCCACCTGGAGGATGCGGCTGCTGCCGTGTCTGTAGCCCTCAGCCCGGAAGAAATCGGCAGGCTGGAGGAGCCTTATATTCCGCATCCGGTTATGGGGCATTGA
- a CDS encoding DUF421 domain-containing protein, which yields MPEWFEVIWRTSFAVVVLFLLTKLLGKRQISQLSFFEYITGITVGDLAASISLDTDKTWYLGLIALIVWVLFSLMIEFLKIKNKKTRDFIDFKSTVLVKDGKILEDNMRKERISSDELLEELRKKDVFKLADVEFAIMESDGAINVLLTRENQPLTPKDLGIKLAPEQEPQIVIMDGKIMDASLEKRGLSRSWLQGKLENLGLTEANVFLGQVDTYGELTIDLYADNIQTPQLQDKPQVYALLKKCEADLELFSLSTKNKNAKLMYGEGSEKLQLLLKELQPFLQS from the coding sequence ATGCCCGAATGGTTCGAGGTAATCTGGAGGACTTCTTTTGCTGTGGTTGTATTATTCTTATTGACCAAGCTGCTTGGAAAGCGGCAAATTTCACAGCTTTCTTTCTTTGAATATATCACAGGCATTACCGTGGGGGACCTGGCTGCATCCATCTCACTGGATACCGACAAAACCTGGTATTTGGGGCTGATTGCACTCATTGTCTGGGTATTGTTCTCGTTAATGATTGAATTTCTGAAAATTAAAAACAAAAAAACCAGAGATTTTATCGATTTCAAATCGACGGTGCTGGTCAAGGATGGAAAGATCTTGGAAGATAACATGAGAAAAGAACGGATATCCTCAGATGAGCTGCTGGAGGAGCTTAGAAAAAAGGATGTATTTAAATTAGCCGATGTTGAATTTGCCATCATGGAATCCGACGGTGCGATCAATGTTCTGTTAACCAGAGAAAATCAGCCGCTGACTCCAAAGGATCTCGGAATTAAGCTCGCCCCGGAGCAAGAGCCGCAGATTGTTATTATGGATGGCAAGATAATGGATGCTTCACTGGAAAAACGAGGACTCTCACGGAGCTGGCTGCAGGGGAAGCTGGAGAATCTGGGACTTACTGAAGCTAATGTGTTCCTGGGGCAAGTCGATACCTATGGTGAGCTTACAATAGATCTGTACGCCGATAATATTCAGACCCCTCAGCTGCAGGACAAGCCGCAAGTATATGCGCTGCTGAAGAAATGCGAAGCGGATTTGGAGCTGTTCAGCCTGTCGACCAAAAATAAAAATGCCAAGCTTATGTATGGCGAGGGTTCGGAAAAGCTGCAGCTATTGCTGAAGGAGTTACAGCCGTTTCTTCAGAGCTGA
- a CDS encoding Gfo/Idh/MocA family oxidoreductase: MKQLRIGMIGYKFMGKAHSNAYRSLPMFFPGALKPEMSVICGRNSEAVQEAALQLGWAESVTDWQELVSREDIDLIDINAPSNAHKEIALAAAKAGKHIFCEKPLALNLEDSREMLKAAEDAGIVHMVGFNYRFSPAVRLAKRLVESGRLGTIYHFRAWFLQDWIIDPEFPLVWRLQKEVAGSGSHGDLGAHLIDLAHFLVGDINEVIGMSETFVKERPLAAEMTGLSAKAGKDAPRGEVTVDDATLFMARFANGALGSFEATRFAAGHRSTNSFEINGSLGSVKFDFERMNELEVYLASDDEDVQGFRRVLATDPAHDYAEAWWPPGHTIGFEHTFIHEMLELSAAVEEGRQPQPNFNDGVKCQAVLEAVERSIEQRRWVELSEM, translated from the coding sequence ATGAAACAGCTTCGTATCGGAATGATTGGCTATAAATTTATGGGCAAGGCCCACAGCAATGCATACCGCAGTCTGCCTATGTTTTTCCCCGGTGCACTGAAACCGGAAATGTCTGTCATTTGCGGCCGTAATTCAGAAGCAGTTCAGGAGGCAGCTTTGCAGCTAGGCTGGGCGGAAAGTGTAACGGACTGGCAGGAGCTGGTCTCACGTGAAGACATCGATCTTATCGATATCAATGCACCAAGCAACGCACATAAAGAGATTGCCCTTGCTGCCGCCAAGGCAGGCAAGCATATCTTTTGCGAAAAGCCGCTGGCACTTAATCTGGAAGACTCCCGTGAGATGCTGAAGGCAGCTGAAGATGCCGGGATTGTGCATATGGTCGGCTTTAATTACCGCTTCTCTCCGGCGGTCCGGCTGGCCAAACGGCTGGTGGAGAGCGGACGGCTGGGGACTATTTATCATTTCCGCGCCTGGTTCCTGCAGGACTGGATCATCGATCCGGAGTTCCCCCTGGTATGGAGGCTGCAAAAGGAGGTCGCCGGTTCCGGCTCCCATGGTGATCTTGGCGCGCATCTGATTGATCTGGCCCATTTCCTGGTTGGCGATATAAATGAAGTTATCGGAATGAGCGAGACCTTCGTCAAGGAGCGTCCGCTCGCTGCAGAAATGACAGGGCTTAGTGCCAAGGCGGGCAAAGATGCACCGCGCGGGGAAGTTACAGTAGACGATGCTACATTGTTCATGGCCCGTTTTGCTAATGGTGCCCTGGGCAGCTTTGAGGCCACGCGCTTTGCAGCCGGCCACCGTTCGACCAATTCTTTTGAGATTAACGGCAGTCTGGGCAGTGTGAAATTTGATTTTGAACGCATGAATGAACTGGAAGTATACCTGGCCTCTGATGATGAGGATGTACAGGGCTTCCGGAGGGTGCTGGCCACTGATCCGGCTCATGATTATGCAGAAGCGTGGTGGCCGCCGGGCCATACGATCGGTTTTGAGCATACCTTTATCCACGAAATGCTGGAGCTGTCTGCTGCAGTGGAAGAGGGCCGCCAGCCTCAGCCTAACTTCAATGACGGGGTGAAATGCCAGGCGGTGCTTGAGGCTGTTGAACGTTCGATCGAACAGCGCCGTTGGGTAGAGCTCTCCGAGATGTAA
- a CDS encoding Gfo/Idh/MocA family oxidoreductase codes for MDKVKVGIIGCGKISGIYMENCKKFEILELAACADMDLGRAQEQADKYGIPNVYTVEELLNDPEIEIVINLTIPAAHADINLRALEAGKHVYVEKPLTVTREEGLSVLNLAAEKDLLVGSAPETFLGAGIQTVLKLIEDGIIGKPIAATSFMMSRGHEHWHPDPEFYYAPGGGPLFDMGPYYLTALVQLLGPIRAVTGMTGKALEERTITSEKKAGQKIPVDIPTHVAGTLQFANGAIATLITSFDIFGGSDLPPIEIYGTEGTIRVPDPNTFGGPVKYRRTGEAEWTEAPLLPGYDQNTRGIGPADMAYAIRTGRKHRASGELAYHVLEAMWAFHDSSDSRQFYEMESTCERPAPLPLNLAPYTLD; via the coding sequence ATGGATAAGGTAAAAGTCGGGATTATCGGCTGCGGCAAAATCAGCGGCATTTATATGGAGAATTGCAAGAAGTTTGAGATTCTTGAGCTGGCCGCCTGCGCGGATATGGACCTGGGAAGAGCTCAGGAGCAAGCGGATAAATACGGAATTCCGAACGTGTACACAGTCGAAGAGCTGCTGAATGATCCTGAGATCGAAATTGTAATCAACCTGACCATTCCGGCTGCCCATGCGGATATTAATCTGCGTGCGCTCGAAGCCGGGAAACATGTGTATGTGGAGAAACCTTTGACTGTCACACGGGAAGAAGGGTTAAGCGTTCTTAATCTGGCTGCGGAAAAAGACCTGCTCGTCGGCAGTGCTCCCGAGACCTTTCTCGGGGCCGGAATCCAGACTGTACTGAAGCTGATTGAAGACGGTATCATCGGCAAGCCGATTGCGGCCACCTCTTTCATGATGAGCAGAGGCCATGAGCACTGGCATCCCGATCCGGAATTCTATTATGCGCCGGGCGGGGGACCGCTGTTCGATATGGGACCTTATTATTTGACCGCCCTTGTGCAGCTGCTGGGTCCAATCCGTGCTGTGACCGGCATGACAGGCAAAGCCCTTGAGGAGCGGACCATTACCAGCGAAAAGAAGGCCGGGCAAAAGATTCCCGTCGACATTCCGACCCACGTGGCCGGAACGCTTCAATTTGCAAACGGAGCAATTGCGACGCTGATTACCAGCTTTGATATCTTCGGCGGAAGTGACCTGCCGCCGATTGAAATTTATGGGACCGAAGGAACGATCCGTGTTCCTGATCCTAACACGTTCGGCGGACCGGTTAAATACCGGCGGACCGGAGAAGCCGAATGGACCGAAGCGCCGCTGCTGCCGGGTTATGACCAGAATACGCGCGGCATCGGTCCGGCGGATATGGCTTATGCTATCCGTACAGGCCGTAAGCACCGGGCGAGCGGCGAGCTTGCTTATCATGTGCTGGAAGCGATGTGGGCGTTCCATGATTCGTCTGATTCGCGCCAGTTCTACGAAATGGAAAGCACCTGCGAACGTCCGGCACCGCTGCCTCTAAATCTTGCACCTTATACTTTGGATTAA
- a CDS encoding ThuA domain-containing protein — MKKALIVWGGWDGHEPQQVADIFAEILRGEQYEVEVSDTLEAFADREKLLGLDLIVPVWTMGQIEQQLVDNVSAAVQNGTGLAGCHGGMCDSFRNNVDWQFMTGGQWVAHPGNDGVNYTVEIRQGSSPLVEGIANFEVSTEQYYLHIDPAVEVLATTRFPVVNGPHATNKAVDMPVVWTKRWGLGRVYYNSLGHHADIVALPQVKELMRRGLLWAAEGKTYAESATQDLQNIGSYSGMADSQ; from the coding sequence ATGAAGAAGGCTTTGATCGTGTGGGGCGGATGGGACGGCCATGAACCTCAGCAGGTTGCTGATATTTTTGCAGAGATTTTGCGCGGGGAACAATATGAGGTTGAAGTGTCAGACACACTGGAGGCTTTTGCAGACCGAGAGAAGCTGCTTGGCCTTGATCTGATTGTACCGGTCTGGACGATGGGTCAAATCGAGCAGCAGCTGGTGGATAATGTATCCGCAGCAGTACAGAACGGTACAGGGCTTGCCGGCTGTCATGGAGGAATGTGTGATTCCTTCCGCAACAATGTAGACTGGCAGTTCATGACCGGCGGACAATGGGTAGCCCATCCGGGCAATGATGGTGTTAATTATACGGTAGAAATCCGCCAGGGCTCCAGCCCGCTGGTGGAAGGCATTGCAAATTTCGAAGTATCCACGGAGCAGTATTATCTGCACATTGATCCGGCTGTGGAAGTTCTGGCGACAACCCGTTTCCCTGTGGTAAACGGACCGCATGCAACCAATAAAGCGGTGGATATGCCTGTCGTATGGACCAAGCGCTGGGGACTGGGCCGGGTATATTATAATTCGCTTGGCCATCATGCCGATATCGTCGCGCTGCCTCAGGTTAAGGAACTGATGCGCCGCGGTCTGCTCTGGGCGGCAGAGGGCAAAACGTATGCAGAATCAGCAACGCAGGATTTGCAGAACATCGGCAGCTACAGCGGTATGGCAGACAGTCAATAA
- a CDS encoding sugar phosphate isomerase/epimerase, with the protein MLDTLRIGTLVGGGDAVRVIPQIVGHGFESFSLTFWQTTGGTNLTETAARVRELAAEHDFVISSVGIFGNPLTGSGDNADTLASWERLIDHAHLFGTDMVSGFTGRLTGQSIDDSIPKFAEVFGELSKRAADRGLRIAFENCSMDGNWQTGDWNIAHNPTAWEKMFNAVPADNLGLEWEPCHQMVALIDPIPQLRKWTDKIFHVHGKDATIAWDIVKEYGIHGPKPYVWHRTPGFGDTNWTDVISILRQAGYKGTIDIEGWHDPVYRDELEMTGQVHALNYLKSCRGGSFIPNPV; encoded by the coding sequence ATGCTGGATACATTGAGAATCGGTACGCTGGTAGGCGGCGGGGATGCAGTCAGAGTCATTCCGCAAATTGTTGGACACGGATTTGAGTCCTTCAGTTTGACCTTTTGGCAGACTACCGGGGGGACTAACCTGACAGAAACTGCAGCACGGGTGCGCGAGCTTGCCGCAGAGCATGATTTTGTTATTTCCTCAGTAGGCATCTTCGGCAATCCTCTAACCGGATCGGGTGACAATGCAGACACACTCGCCAGCTGGGAACGGCTGATTGATCATGCCCATTTATTCGGGACCGATATGGTATCGGGTTTCACCGGCCGTTTGACCGGCCAATCCATTGACGACTCCATTCCGAAGTTTGCCGAAGTGTTCGGAGAGCTGTCGAAGAGGGCGGCGGACCGCGGATTGAGAATCGCTTTTGAGAACTGCTCCATGGACGGCAACTGGCAGACGGGAGACTGGAATATCGCCCACAATCCGACCGCCTGGGAAAAGATGTTCAATGCTGTGCCTGCAGACAACCTGGGCCTGGAATGGGAGCCCTGCCATCAGATGGTGGCACTGATTGATCCGATTCCGCAGCTGCGCAAATGGACAGATAAAATATTCCATGTACACGGCAAGGATGCCACAATTGCCTGGGATATCGTCAAGGAATACGGAATTCATGGGCCGAAGCCGTATGTATGGCACCGAACTCCGGGCTTTGGCGATACCAACTGGACCGATGTGATTTCGATTCTCCGCCAGGCGGGATATAAAGGCACTATCGATATTGAAGGCTGGCATGATCCGGTATACCGTGATGAACTGGAAATGACAGGACAAGTGCATGCGCTGAACTATTTGAAATCCTGCCGTGGAGGCAGCTTTATACCTAATCCGGTCTAA
- a CDS encoding DUF1657 domain-containing protein, which translates to MTVITQVKTCLASLKSAQASLEQFALETQNQEAKTLFTNAAEQTQQIALQVEGRVTELEKEEPQYRGF; encoded by the coding sequence ATGACTGTAATTACTCAGGTGAAAACGTGCCTGGCTTCCTTGAAAAGTGCTCAAGCCAGTCTAGAGCAATTTGCATTGGAAACCCAGAATCAGGAGGCTAAAACCTTATTCACTAACGCGGCTGAGCAGACACAGCAGATCGCCTTGCAGGTAGAAGGCCGGGTTACGGAGCTGGAAAAGGAAGAACCCCAGTACAGAGGATTTTAA
- a CDS encoding sporulation protein produces MSFFNKMLASVGIGSAQIDTLLEKTSYFPGEPVSGVVRITGGSVDQSVDKIYIKVMTEYIKEANDSKQRVSHTISQIRVTDQVHLKAQQKLEIPFTFTLPLETPLTFSRQPVWLHTGLEISSAVDPTDKDYIEITPTPFASIVFGAVERLGFSFKHSTCEHDRRFGGGVPFVQEIEFYPGGEFRGRLKELELILRNGHEGLSVLVEVDRKSGGIAGWLESALDIDERKMWLHLSREDLNRGTDYVAGLLSGLIYKALR; encoded by the coding sequence ATGTCCTTTTTTAACAAAATGCTGGCAAGTGTGGGCATCGGATCTGCACAAATTGATACTCTTTTGGAAAAGACCTCATATTTCCCCGGGGAGCCCGTTTCGGGAGTCGTCCGGATTACCGGCGGCAGCGTCGACCAGTCTGTAGACAAAATTTATATCAAAGTTATGACCGAGTATATTAAGGAAGCCAACGACAGCAAGCAGCGGGTCAGCCATACGATCTCCCAGATCAGGGTTACGGATCAGGTTCATTTAAAGGCTCAGCAGAAGCTGGAGATTCCGTTCACCTTTACGCTTCCGCTCGAGACACCGCTGACGTTCTCGCGGCAGCCGGTCTGGCTGCACACCGGACTGGAAATCTCCAGTGCAGTTGATCCGACGGATAAGGATTATATTGAAATCACACCAACGCCATTTGCGTCCATCGTATTTGGTGCCGTGGAACGGCTGGGCTTTTCCTTCAAGCATTCCACCTGCGAGCATGACCGCCGTTTTGGCGGAGGGGTACCGTTTGTACAGGAAATTGAATTCTATCCCGGCGGTGAATTCAGAGGACGGCTTAAAGAGCTGGAGCTGATTCTGCGCAACGGTCATGAAGGATTATCCGTGCTGGTCGAAGTGGACCGCAAAAGCGGAGGGATTGCCGGCTGGCTGGAGAGCGCACTGGATATTGATGAGAGAAAAATGTGGCTGCACCTTTCCAGAGAAGATTTGAACCGGGGAACGGATTATGTTGCCGGACTGCTCAGCGGCCTCATTTATAAGGCGCTCCGCTAA
- a CDS encoding Gfo/Idh/MocA family oxidoreductase, giving the protein MTAQYRVAVAGCGAMANEWITYALKRSDVEIVALVDLRPESAQAMAERYGLSSRVFTDITEAITETQANLVFDVTIPASHYNIASKALELGCNVFSEKPLAETMEQCSAIVETAERTGRSHAVMQNRRYDQRIRSLRSLIEAGTVGRTGFIGASFFLAPHFGGFRDAMNSPLLLDMAIHTFDQARFISGADPVTVYCQEFNPPGSWYEGMASAICIFEMSDGSVFSYQGSWCAEGAPTSWEAAWRIHGEKGAVIWNGQGMPYAEVISDADQTGKFIRDYMRVEGPVIPMNEQFHHGCLEEMFLSLEEQRPAETDCRDNRYSMAMVFGALESAKSGQKLEIAEIMRTHPETSLLHPAYTPVNTK; this is encoded by the coding sequence ATGACTGCACAATACCGCGTAGCTGTCGCCGGCTGCGGAGCAATGGCTAACGAGTGGATCACCTATGCCCTGAAGAGATCAGATGTGGAAATTGTAGCGTTGGTGGATCTCCGTCCGGAGTCGGCTCAGGCTATGGCTGAGCGCTACGGGCTGTCCAGCAGGGTATTTACGGACATCACTGAAGCCATCACAGAGACACAAGCTAATCTTGTATTTGATGTAACTATACCTGCAAGCCATTACAATATCGCAAGTAAAGCGCTTGAGCTGGGCTGTAATGTATTCAGTGAAAAGCCGCTTGCCGAAACCATGGAGCAGTGCAGCGCCATTGTAGAAACTGCGGAACGTACGGGGCGCAGCCATGCTGTCATGCAGAACCGGCGTTATGATCAGCGTATCCGCTCTCTGCGCAGCCTGATTGAGGCCGGGACGGTAGGACGGACGGGTTTCATCGGCGCCAGCTTTTTCTTAGCCCCGCATTTCGGCGGGTTCCGTGATGCCATGAACAGCCCGCTGCTGCTCGACATGGCCATCCACACCTTTGACCAGGCCCGCTTCATCAGCGGTGCTGATCCCGTCACAGTGTACTGCCAGGAATTTAACCCTCCCGGCTCCTGGTATGAGGGGATGGCGTCGGCGATCTGCATTTTTGAAATGTCGGACGGCTCCGTATTTTCTTATCAGGGCTCCTGGTGTGCGGAGGGCGCTCCTACTTCATGGGAAGCTGCCTGGCGGATTCACGGGGAGAAAGGCGCGGTGATCTGGAATGGGCAGGGAATGCCTTATGCGGAAGTCATCAGCGATGCCGACCAGACAGGGAAGTTTATTCGTGACTACATGAGGGTGGAAGGTCCGGTTATCCCTATGAATGAACAATTCCATCACGGCTGCCTGGAGGAGATGTTCCTGTCCCTTGAAGAGCAGCGGCCTGCTGAAACAGACTGCCGGGACAACCGCTACAGCATGGCTATGGTATTCGGGGCTCTGGAAAGTGCCAAAAGCGGACAGAAGCTTGAAATTGCCGAAATTATGAGAACGCATCCTGAAACCAGCCTGCTTCATCCTGCGTATACTCCGGTAAATACGAAATAG
- a CDS encoding YobA family protein yields the protein MHQRLDLYGAWIDVIQNKIGVTMPDDNAAKIQDELEQLIDPGMLHYDVSKIGEPHVTGEIVEIETGERNRILILEPGQEHPSYWFSIGDRAKMYDAEGLSIAIADLQKGQHVKLWSTGTVEESFPALASLRRLELDEE from the coding sequence GTGCACCAGCGGCTGGATCTGTATGGAGCCTGGATCGATGTGATACAGAACAAGATTGGCGTCACCATGCCGGATGACAATGCCGCCAAGATCCAGGATGAGCTTGAGCAGCTGATTGATCCCGGGATGCTGCATTATGATGTGAGTAAGATTGGTGAACCGCATGTTACCGGTGAGATCGTGGAGATCGAGACCGGGGAGCGGAACCGGATTCTGATTTTGGAGCCGGGCCAGGAGCATCCTTCGTACTGGTTCTCCATCGGCGATCGGGCTAAGATGTATGACGCCGAAGGACTCAGCATTGCCATTGCTGACTTGCAGAAGGGGCAGCATGTCAAACTGTGGAGCACTGGTACAGTTGAGGAGTCTTTTCCGGCATTAGCTTCCTTACGGAGACTTGAACTGGATGAAGAGTGA
- a CDS encoding spore germination protein: MAASILDYIKEELAGSSDVVYQSINVYGHACMLIYIPSIVDTLSMQEYVSTPLKSEANSEPDWPKFLERLDRGSAFAIPYVKVYEVKRAVELIVSGNALLCIDGLPCMYYFEIIHYQKRAVSESQNELVVIGPQEAFIEDIDTNLSLLRHIIKHADLKTKHFSIGKYTKTDVYLIYIEGLYNPQTLEEIQTSLEDISIDGILGISYLAEHMKQGHFSPFPLFQYTERPDSVAASLMEGRIGMLMDGTPSALLTPVTFMSLLQSSEDYYQSFYAGSWVRIVRLFFSMLSLVLPSLYVAITTFHSQIIPSNLLLTIASARENIPFSALTEALIMELTFEALREAGTRIPKPVGQTVSIIGGIVIGQAAVQAGIVSAPMVIVVSITGIASYIIPHMELGLIFRLLRFALLILGGTMGLLGVIVAVFVTYGHLANMRSYGTPFLQPIAPLVFRDWKDTFIRVPSQYMNKRSTSFTNRKNDRRQKKQ; the protein is encoded by the coding sequence ATGGCGGCAAGCATACTGGACTATATCAAAGAGGAGTTGGCGGGAAGCAGCGACGTTGTATACCAGTCCATCAATGTATACGGCCATGCCTGTATGCTGATCTATATTCCTTCTATAGTAGACACGTTAAGCATGCAGGAGTATGTCTCCACACCGCTTAAATCAGAAGCGAATTCTGAGCCGGACTGGCCGAAGTTTCTCGAACGCCTGGACAGGGGATCGGCTTTTGCCATTCCTTATGTCAAGGTCTACGAGGTGAAGAGAGCGGTTGAACTGATCGTCAGCGGCAATGCCTTGCTCTGTATCGATGGGCTGCCCTGTATGTATTATTTTGAAATCATCCATTATCAGAAAAGAGCGGTCTCCGAATCCCAGAATGAGCTGGTAGTCATTGGTCCGCAGGAAGCATTCATTGAAGATATAGACACCAATCTGTCGCTTTTAAGACACATAATCAAACATGCAGATCTGAAAACCAAACATTTCAGCATCGGTAAATACACGAAAACGGACGTATATCTTATATACATTGAAGGCCTCTACAATCCGCAAACGCTTGAAGAAATCCAGACTTCACTGGAAGACATTTCGATAGACGGCATATTAGGGATCAGCTATCTGGCAGAGCATATGAAGCAGGGGCATTTCTCGCCTTTTCCGTTATTTCAGTATACAGAGCGCCCCGATTCGGTAGCTGCCTCCTTAATGGAGGGAAGAATCGGCATGCTGATGGACGGGACCCCTTCCGCTTTGCTGACTCCAGTCACCTTTATGTCACTGCTGCAGTCATCGGAAGACTATTACCAGAGCTTCTATGCGGGCAGCTGGGTCCGGATCGTCAGGTTATTTTTCTCCATGCTGTCTCTGGTTCTGCCTTCTCTGTATGTAGCCATCACGACCTTTCATTCACAGATCATTCCATCCAATCTTCTGCTCACCATCGCGTCAGCCAGAGAGAATATTCCGTTCTCGGCATTAACCGAAGCGCTCATCATGGAACTGACCTTCGAGGCATTAAGAGAAGCAGGGACACGTATCCCGAAACCGGTCGGACAGACCGTATCCATTATCGGCGGTATTGTTATCGGACAGGCTGCCGTCCAGGCGGGAATTGTCTCGGCTCCAATGGTCATCGTGGTGTCGATTACAGGGATCGCTTCGTACATTATTCCCCATATGGAGCTGGGTCTGATCTTCAGGCTACTGCGCTTTGCACTGCTTATTCTTGGAGGCACGATGGGGCTGCTCGGCGTTATTGTTGCTGTTTTTGTAACCTATGGCCATCTGGCAAATATGCGTTCTTACGGTACACCTTTTCTGCAGCCGATTGCACCGCTTGTGTTCCGGGACTGGAAAGATACCTTTATCCGTGTCCCTTCACAGTATATGAACAAACGCAGCACCTCCTTTACCAACCGCAAAAATGACAGGAGGCAGAAGAAGCAATGA